Proteins encoded in a region of the Nonomuraea helvata genome:
- a CDS encoding TetR/AcrR family transcriptional regulator: MADHRPRRSPVKRRAILDAAIKVFTGQGYARTSVDAIAAVAGVGKQTVYSHFGDKEQLFLAAIQEARSAVGATPAGGPVPFSGDPREDLALLGERILDIALSPRVSAMHRLTIAEVAHHPELQRTWRGSSVSADQDVVGYLRECDGDGRLRVPDPDKAARQFAHLVITEGRVETAYGMLPLRPERRHAIAADAADLIVRAHRP; the protein is encoded by the coding sequence ATGGCCGACCACCGCCCGCGCCGCTCCCCCGTCAAGCGCCGGGCCATCCTCGACGCCGCGATCAAGGTGTTCACGGGCCAGGGGTACGCCCGGACGAGCGTGGACGCGATCGCCGCGGTGGCGGGGGTGGGCAAGCAGACGGTGTACAGCCATTTCGGGGACAAGGAGCAGCTGTTCCTCGCCGCGATCCAGGAGGCCAGATCGGCGGTGGGCGCCACGCCGGCCGGAGGTCCGGTCCCTTTCAGCGGCGACCCCCGTGAGGACCTCGCCCTGCTCGGCGAGCGGATTCTCGACATCGCGCTCTCGCCCCGTGTGTCCGCGATGCACCGGCTGACCATCGCGGAGGTGGCACACCATCCGGAGCTCCAGCGCACGTGGCGGGGGAGCTCGGTGTCAGCGGACCAGGACGTGGTCGGCTACCTGCGGGAATGCGACGGCGACGGCCGGCTGCGGGTCCCCGATCCGGACAAGGCGGCACGCCAGTTCGCGCATCTGGTGATCACCGAGGGCCGGGTCGAGACGGCGTACGGGATGCTGCCGCTGCGGCCCGAACGGCGCCACGCCATCGCCGCCGACGCCGCCGACCTCATCGTCCGCGCCCACCGCCCCTGA